Proteins encoded within one genomic window of Trichoderma asperellum chromosome 2, complete sequence:
- a CDS encoding uncharacterized protein (EggNog:ENOG41), giving the protein MSGLDAPDIVAAYDDVRNDKLETNWMLLSYAGAVGNKLALTQTGTGGLSELVASLDDGQVQYGYVRIEYANDKESTRVKFVLVIWIGKNTKVMRKARVSVESSEVKKVLAHHHLAVTAEEPSELKEDDIVKQLRKSGGADYNGGRG; this is encoded by the coding sequence ATGTCTGGACTCGATGCCCCCGATATCGTGGCTGCGTACGACGATGTGCGCAACGACAAGCTGGAGACCAATTGGATGCTGCTCTCCTATGCGGGAGCCGTGGGCAACAAGCTGGCGCTGACCCAGACTGGAACCGGCGGCCTGAGCGAGCTTGTGGCATCGCTGGATGACGGACAGGTGCAGTACGGCTACGTACGAATCGAATATGCCAACGACAAGGAGAGCACACGAGTCAAGTTTGTGCTGGTCATTTGGATCGGCAAGAACACCAAGGTGATGCGAAAAGCGCGAGTCAGCGTCGAGAGCAGCGAGGTCAAGAAGGTGCTGGCGCACCACCACCTGGCCGTTACGGCGGAAGAGCCGTCGGAGCTCAAGGAGGACGACATTGTGAAGCAATTGAGAAAGTCTGGAGGTGCGGATTACAATGGTGGACGAGGTTAA
- a CDS encoding uncharacterized protein (EggNog:ENOG41~TransMembrane:4 (o6-27i48-67o79-96i103-120o)), with the protein MALFSKLATGAVGAIHVYILALEMFLWDTPRGHKAFKLAPDFATKTKVLAANQGLYNGFLAAGLFWGLVHPVETFGEQIRLFFLGCVGVAGVYGAATASKRILYVQAVPAAVSIAATMLGL; encoded by the coding sequence ATGGCTCTCTTCTCTAAACTAGCCACCGGCGCCGTAGGCGCCATCCACGTCTACATCCTCGCCCTGGAGATGTTCCTGTGGGACACCCCCCGCGGCCACAAAGCCTTCAAGCTAGCCCCCGATTTCGCCACAAAGACCAAAGTGCTGGCGGCCAACCAGGGCCTCTACAACGGCTTTCTTGCCGCAGGGCTGTTCTGGGGGCTTGTACACCCGGTGGAAACTTTTGGAGAGCAAATCAGACTGTTCTTTTTGGGATGTGTAGGCGTTGCCGGCGTGTATGGCGCGGCGACGGCCAGCAAGAGAATCCTGTATGTGCAGGCCGTACCGGCAGCAGTGTCTATTGCGGCCACGATGCTCGGACTCTGA
- a CDS encoding uncharacterized protein (EggNog:ENOG41~TransMembrane:12 (i59-83o103-124i131-149o161-179i191-213o219-242i311-329o349-367i379-396o416-439i451-472o478-498i)) — protein MTEKDESRPEPVVDHGSLNGDAFDKSALGNVTEVQGNTHFHETVTAAPLDPWSKTSIQLYLILMVAAFNATASGFDSAIFGSINAMTQYQNYFHHTELGSSTGIIFMIYTIGNMIGSLFTGPICDHFGRRAGMMTGAVFIMVGAIVQTASKTDAYLLGGRFVLGFGVSIGTSSAPTYALELAPPQWRARVVGYYNTFFYTGSILATGVTYASAKNNSTLAFRLPMALQIIPPFVIFIGSIFIPESPRWLTMWGKKEKAAEILAKYHGGGDTNHPMVRLELQEFEASIELQKSSNVWNYWALIKDHNSRWRFTMMAFMSFFAQLSGNSVLTYYLPSMYKLLGIISVDRRLLLTFANSIVSATGAVAGSATNDKIGRRTKLWVGSLVLAGLFAAVTGFSSKFEHGSAGVSKAYSNAGVAMIFLFGCAYSFVYTPLTATYCAEVLATPTRAKGMGVHVIFSNSANLYNTYVTAIALDSIDWRYYLIFVGLNLVYAFCWFFFGVETRGRTLEELDEVFNAKWPPRAALKKQVMVRQQDGHLAGLHDDELVREV, from the exons ATGACGGAGAAGGACGAGTCACGACCTGAGCCGGTCGTCGACCATGGCTCGCTTAACGGCGATGCCTTTGATAAATCTGCCCTTGGAAATGTTACCGAAGTCCAGGGCAATACGCATTTCCATGAGACAGTCACTGCGGCGCCGCTGGATCCATGGTCAAAGACGAGCATTCAGCTGTATTTGATCCTCATGGTGGCAGCATTTAACGCGACGGCATCTGGTTTCGACTCT GCCATCTTTGGCTCTATCAATGCTATGACACAGTATCAGAACTACTTCCACCACACAGAGCTTGGTTCATCCACCGGCAT CATCTTTATGATTTACACTATCGGTAACATGATCGGCTCTCTCTTCACTGGCCCTATTTGCGACCACTTCGGACGTCGTGCTGGTATGATGACTGGTGCTGTCTTCATCATGGTCGGTGCCATCGTACAAACCGCTTCTAAGACGGACGCCTACCTTTTGGGAGGTCGTTTTGTCCTTGGATTCGGTGTCTCTATTGGAACCTCGTCTGCTCCCACTTATGCCCTCGAGTTGGCTCCTCCTCAGTGGCGAGCCCGTGTCGTTGGCTACTACAATACCT TCTTCTACACTGGTTCCATTCTCGCTACCGGAGTTACATATGCCTCTGCCAAGAATAACAGCACCCTCGCCTTCCGCCTTCCCATGGCCCTCCAAATCATCCCCCctttcgtcatcttcatcggctCAATCTTTATCCCCGAATCCCCTCGATGGCTCACTATGTGgggtaagaaagaaaaagctgcTGAAATTCTGGCCAAGTATCACGGCGGTGGCGATACTAACCACCCGATGGTCCGACTTGAGTTGCAGGAATTTGAGGCCTCAATTGAACTACAAAAGTCTTCTAATGTGTGGAACTACTGGGCTCTAATCAAAGACCACAACTCTCGTTGGCGATTCACCATGATGGCCTTCATGTCCTTCTTCGCTCAGCTTTCAGGAAACTCGGTTTTGACGTACTATCTTCCTTCCATGTATAAGCTTCTGGGTATCATTTCTGTTGATCGCAGACTGCTGCTTACTTTTGCCAACTCCATCGTCTCTGCCACTGGTGCCGTTGCTGGCTCTGCTACCAATGATAAGATTGGTCGCCGTACCAAGCTCTGGGTCGGCAGTCTTGTCCTTGCTGGGCTATTCGCCGCAGTCACTGGATTCTCTAGCAAATTCGAGCATGGCTCTGCGGGTGTCAGCAAGGCTTATTCGAATGCTGGTGTTGCTATG ATTTTCCTTTTCGGTTGCGCCTATTCATTTGTTTATACTCCTCTAACCGCTACGTATTGTGCGGAAGTTCTGGCCACCCCTACTCGTGCCAAGGGTATGGGAGTT CATGTAATTTTCTCAAACTCCGCAAATCTTTACAACACCTATGTTACTGCTATCGCTCTCGATTCTATTGACTGGCGTTACTATCTCATCTTTGTTGGCCTCAATCTCGTTTATGCCTTCTGCTGGTTCTTCTTTGGCGTTGAAACTCGTGGCCGTACTTTGGAAGAGCTGGATGAAGTCTTCAACGCTAAGTGGCCGCCACGCGCTGCTTTGAAGAAGCAGGTCATGGTCAGGCAGCAGGACGGCCACCTCGCAGGCCTCCATGACGATGAGCTTGTTCGAGAAGTTTGA
- a CDS encoding uncharacterized protein (EggNog:ENOG41) has protein sequence MSMMEKEEEVYDVIIVGAGPCGLSTASRLREHTPAALFTDEEHRRYHWIGKYGNHITLKHVRSGKVSQARRSTTCRPEYKMLVLDATDNKWLGRWNRLFKAYDISHLRSPMLWHVDPLDRDALLAHAYAHQREDELVEIRNCVGKEVSKHASKKKAKNRACGGKQEARIDINLRERNDYYTPSQSLFRDHCQQVADRYNLGEKLIRKETLKDIDFGEVKGLSADGVKLFTITTDAVRQYYAKTVVLAVGPANPPKIPFLPSASPSPSSGLPQACHSMLIKEFPDPLVQSRIDAGRSTNILIVGGGLTSAQLAVLALRKGVTKIWHLMRGPLRVKHFDVDLSWMGKYKNAEHARFWSADTDLERLEIIKEARGGGSLTPLFYKKVKKCIASGNLELHTHTTLVDAEMKEVDGSQFWSIKTEPPIAGLPLFDYIYFATGIQTDFTCLPYLQTMLQKYPIHGHGGFPCINEDLMWKDGVPLFLAGRLGALQLGPAAPNIGGAKIAAERVAWAIENMITLDKVQGSDEHDSGLAGYLSGHGNMYSILQDEMNQ, from the exons ATGAGTAtgatggaaaaagaagaggaagtgtACGATGTCATTATCGTCGGCGCTGGTCCTTGTGGCCTTTCTACGGCTTCACGACTCCGCGAGCATACCCCAGCCGCTCTTTTCACAGACGAAGAACATCGCCGTTACCATTGGATCGGGAAATATGGCAATCACATTACCCTCAAACATGTAAGAAGCGGTAAGGTGTCTCAAGCCCGTCGCTCCACAACTTGCCGGCCTGAATACAAGATGCTCGTATTGGACGCCACGGACAACAAGTGGCTCGGCCGTTGGAATCGTCTCTTCAAAGCATATGACATTTCGCATCTACGCAGCCCAATGCTTTGGCATGTAGATCCCCTCGATCGCGATGCTCTTCTAGCTCATGCGTATGCTCATCAACGCGAGGATGAGCTTGTTGAGATCCGTAATTGCGTAGGAAAAGAGGTCAGCAAGCACgcgagcaaaaagaaagccaaaaACCGAGCATGCGGCGGAAA GCAGGAAGCGAGAATCGATATTAACCTTAGAGAGCGAAACGACTATTATACGCCATCACAGTCACTCTTTCGCGATCACTGCCAGCAAGTGGCCGACCGATATAATCTTGGAGAGAAGCTCATTCGCAAGGAGACCCTGAAAGATATTGACTTTGGCGAGGTAAAAGGTCTTTCGGCAGATGGTGTAAAGCTCTTCACCATCACTACGGATGCAGTTCGTCAATATTATGCGAAAACGGTTGTCCTCGCAGTCGGGCCGGCCAATCCTCCAAAGATTCCATTCCTCCCTTCGGCTTCTCCCTCACCCAGCAGTGGGCTTCCTCAGGCATGCCACAGTATGCTTATCAAAGAATTTCCGGATCCGCTTGTTCAGTCACGCATCGACGCAGGTAGATCTACTAACATTCTCATTGTTGGTGGCGGCCTTACTTCTGCGCAGCTCGCGGTACTTGCTCTCCGAAAAGGAGTAACCAAAATATGGCACCTTATGCGTGGTCCTCTGCGCGTCAAGCATTTTGACGTCGACCTCTCATGGATGGGCAAATACAAAAACGCCGAGCATGCGCGGTTCTGGTCCGCTGACACGGATCTTGAGCGCCTTGAAATCATCAAGGAGGCACGCGGCGGTGGCAGTCTTACGCCTCTTTTCTACAAGAAAGTGAAAAAATGCATCGCATCTGGCAATCTCGAGCTTCATACTCATACGACGCTTGTAGATGCGGAGATGAAAGAAGTGGATGGCTCTCAATTCTGGAGTATCAAGACAGAGCCTCCCATCGCAGGGCTGCCCTTATTCGATTACATATATTTCGCTACTGGTATCCAGACGGACTTTACCTGCTTACCGTATCTCCAAACTATGCTGCAAAAGTATCCTATCCACGGCCATGGCGGGTTCCCATGCATTAACGAGGATCTCATGTGGAAAGACGGAGTACCCCTCTTTCTAGCTGGAAGACTGGGGGCTCTTCAACTTGGTCCTGCGGCACCAAACATTGGAGGGGCAAAAATTGCGGCAGAGAGGGTGGCGTGGGCAATCGAAAATATGATTACTCTAGACAAGGTGCAAGGGAGTGATGAGCACGACAGTGGGTTGGCGGGCTATCTCTCAGGCCATGGAAATATGTACAGCATTTTACAAGATGAGATGAACCAATGA
- a CDS encoding uncharacterized protein (EggNog:ENOG41~TransMembrane:10 (i24-42o48-70i82-104o110-130i207-226o238-261i273-290o302-329i359-382o388-406i)): MGRQSEAATSPWCSSEGLVTFAVAFAVFTDGLVYDLVIPFLPELFTGRLKTRPEEVDNWAALSLESFGMALLITNWIAGYIADGSVSKSRPFLAGIGVMLIATLLFFLATDPYLIIFARALQGASEALVWVSGIAFLVSQVGEANLGVCMGYTTLGATIGELIGPLLGGYLYEKLGHWAVFGVVEVVIAADIVLRLLVKEKDLTTQQRTPVDAVKGVSETESLLEASAAVSHGTISRTLPTDVECGEEDNRTAFYKTGDCEDGYDAVSELCSLGWNWLSSVIGAAVACIVRSALEATIPIYVLRHFGWTSSAGGGVMFALLFPMVGGPLVGKYTTLNGPRWFSSLASLACGIFMVTLGCLTGDDPTTQTLFVLNIGLVGLCISLGTTTQTTAISAAAQRAEVLRARIRSSGVEISWKLRMLTPGMMLSGLSTAWALGLFFGPACGSIFHFSTNQEWLHLCCFLGMICVATGFYCSSTWKKWR; encoded by the exons ATGGGTCGTCAATCGGAAGCAGCGACGTCGCCATGGTGCTCTTCAGAAGGCTTAGTGACATTTGCGGTCGCGTTTGCAGTATTTACA GACGGATTGGTATATGATTTAGTTATACCCTTCTTACCTGAGCTCTTCACAGGACGACTGAAAACTCGGCCAGAAGAAG TTGACAATTGGGCTGCGCTCTCCCTTGAGTCCTTCGGGATGGCATTACTTATTACGAACT GGATTGCTGGGTATATCGCCGACGGAAGCGTCTCAAAAAGTCGCCCCTTTCTCGCTGGCATTGGTGTCATGCTTATTGCTACACTTCTATTCTTCCTTGCCACAGATCCATACCTCATCATTTTCGCCCGTGCTTTGCAAGGAGCCTCAGAAGCTCTTGTATGGGTGTCTGGTATTGCTTTTCTAGTATCACAAGTAGGCGAGGCTAATCTGGGAGTGTGCATGGGTTACACAACTTTGGGTGCTACGATCGGGGAGCTGATCGGACCTCTACTGGGAGGCTATCTATACGAAAAGCTAGGACACTGGGCTGTCTTCGgtgtagtagaggtagtgaTTGCAGCCGACATTGTGCTCCGATTATTAGTCAAGGAGAAAGATTTGACGACTCAGCAGCGCACCCCAGTGGATGCTGTGAAAGGCGTTTCTGAAACAGAATCTCTGCTAGAAGCTTCGGCCGCGGTATCTCATGGGACAATAAGCCGCACTTTACCAACGGATGTAGAGTGCGGCGAGGAAGATAACCGCACGGCATTTTATAAGACTGGCGACTGTGAAGATGGATATGATGCTGTGTCTGAGTTGTGCAGTCTAGGATGGAATTGGCTCTCTAGTGTCATTGGAGCAGCTGTTGCGTGTATCGTTCGATCAGCATTGGAAGCC ACAATTCCGATATACGTCCTTCGCCATTTTGGCTGGACTTCATCTGCTGGCGGGGGCGTCATGTTTGCTCTCCTTTTCCCCATGGTAGGCGGTCCATTGGTCGGCAAATATACAACTTTGAACGGTCCGCGATGGTTTAGCTCTCTGGCATCGCTTGCGTGTGGTATCTTCATGGTCACACTAGGTTGCCTTACAGGCGATGATCCAACAACTCAGACTCTCTTTGTCTTAAACATAGGGCTTGTTGGTCTCTGTATCTCCCTCGGCACAACGACGCAAACCACGGCCATCTCAGCTGCCGCACAGAGAGCTGAGGTCCTGAGGGCACGTATCCGGTCCAGTGGCGTAGAAATAAGCTGGAAGTTGAGGATGCTAACTCCAGGGATGATGCTAAGCGGCCTAAGCACAGCGTGGGCTTTgggccttttctttggccCTGCCTGTGGAAGTATTTTCCACTTCAGCACGAATCAAGAGTGGCTGCACTTATGCTGTTTCTTGGGAATGATATGTGTAGCAACGGGTTTCTATTGCTCCTCCACATGGAAAAAATGGCGGTAA
- a CDS encoding uncharacterized protein (EggNog:ENOG41~TransMembrane:12 (i21-41o61-80i92-110o116-138i150-172o178-198i275-294o306-329i341-358o370-397i427-450o456-474i)) → MALLITNWIAGYIADGSVSKSRPFLAGIGVMLIATLLFFLATDPYLIIFARALQGASEALVWVSGIAFLVSQVGEANLGVCMGYTTLGATIGELIGPLLGGYLYEKLGHWAVFGVVEVVIAADIVLRLLVKEKDLTTQQRTPVDAVKGVSETESLLEASAAVSHGTISRTLPTDVECGEEDNRTAFYKTGDCEDGYDAVSELCSLGWNWLSSVIGAAVACIVRSALEATIPIYVLRHFGWTSSAGGGVMFALLFPMVGGPLVGKYTTLNGPRWFSSLASLACGIFMVTLGCLTGDDPTTQTLFVLNIGLVGLCISLGTTTQTTAISAAAQRAEVLRARIRSSGVEISWKLRMLTPGMMLSGLSTAWALGLFFGPACGSIFHFSTNQEWLHLCCFLGMICVATGFYCSSTWKKWR, encoded by the exons ATGGCATTACTTATTACGAACT GGATTGCTGGGTATATCGCCGACGGAAGCGTCTCAAAAAGTCGCCCCTTTCTCGCTGGCATTGGTGTCATGCTTATTGCTACACTTCTATTCTTCCTTGCCACAGATCCATACCTCATCATTTTCGCCCGTGCTTTGCAAGGAGCCTCAGAAGCTCTTGTATGGGTGTCTGGTATTGCTTTTCTAGTATCACAAGTAGGCGAGGCTAATCTGGGAGTGTGCATGGGTTACACAACTTTGGGTGCTACGATCGGGGAGCTGATCGGACCTCTACTGGGAGGCTATCTATACGAAAAGCTAGGACACTGGGCTGTCTTCGgtgtagtagaggtagtgaTTGCAGCCGACATTGTGCTCCGATTATTAGTCAAGGAGAAAGATTTGACGACTCAGCAGCGCACCCCAGTGGATGCTGTGAAAGGCGTTTCTGAAACAGAATCTCTGCTAGAAGCTTCGGCCGCGGTATCTCATGGGACAATAAGCCGCACTTTACCAACGGATGTAGAGTGCGGCGAGGAAGATAACCGCACGGCATTTTATAAGACTGGCGACTGTGAAGATGGATATGATGCTGTGTCTGAGTTGTGCAGTCTAGGATGGAATTGGCTCTCTAGTGTCATTGGAGCAGCTGTTGCGTGTATCGTTCGATCAGCATTGGAAGCC ACAATTCCGATATACGTCCTTCGCCATTTTGGCTGGACTTCATCTGCTGGCGGGGGCGTCATGTTTGCTCTCCTTTTCCCCATGGTAGGCGGTCCATTGGTCGGCAAATATACAACTTTGAACGGTCCGCGATGGTTTAGCTCTCTGGCATCGCTTGCGTGTGGTATCTTCATGGTCACACTAGGTTGCCTTACAGGCGATGATCCAACAACTCAGACTCTCTTTGTCTTAAACATAGGGCTTGTTGGTCTCTGTATCTCCCTCGGCACAACGACGCAAACCACGGCCATCTCAGCTGCCGCACAGAGAGCTGAGGTCCTGAGGGCACGTATCCGGTCCAGTGGCGTAGAAATAAGCTGGAAGTTGAGGATGCTAACTCCAGGGATGATGCTAAGCGGCCTAAGCACAGCGTGGGCTTTgggccttttctttggccCTGCCTGTGGAAGTATTTTCCACTTCAGCACGAATCAAGAGTGGCTGCACTTATGCTGTTTCTTGGGAATGATATGTGTAGCAACGGGTTTCTATTGCTCCTCCACATGGAAAAAATGGCGGTAA
- a CDS encoding uncharacterized protein (EggNog:ENOG41~SECRETED:SignalP(1-16)), which translates to MKLTSVIVSLVPVALALPASDGTLGRRQTSLSTITDQLLFSTTLPDFITHRNAKNPPTLDWSSDGCTDSPDNPFGFPFVPACNRHDFGYQNYRLQNRFTDSGKLKIDNNFKSDLYYQCQSSSVQSVCKALADVYYAAVRAFGGGDASPGKREESQEDLIKEYEEKLDIYNQAVKDAQAKGLLPILD; encoded by the exons ATGAAGCTGACATCCGTCATTGTTAGCCTTGTGCCTGTCGCTTTGGCATTGCCAGCCTCTGATGGCACCTTAGGACGACGACAAACCAGTCTCTCGACCATCACAGATCAGCTGCTATTTAGTACAACGCTCCCTGACTTTATTACTCACCGTAATGCCAAAAACCCCCCTACACTTGACTGGTCATCTGATGGCTGCACCGACTCACCGGATAATCCGTTTGGGTTCCCCTTTGTCCCTGCTTGTAACCGACACGATTTCGGGTACCAGAATTATCGACTCCAGAATCGGTTCACGGATAGCGGTAAGCTTAAAATCGACAATAACTTCAAATCTGA CCTCTACTACCAATGTCAATCATCGAGTGTACAGTCAGTTTGTAAAGCTCTTGCGGATGTTTATTATGCTGCAGTGAGAGCATTTGGAGGTGGCGACGCCTCGCccgggaagagagaagaatcaCAAGAGGACCTGATTAAAGAGTATGAGGAAAAATTGGACATTTACAACCAGGCGGTCAAGGATGCTCAAGCCAAGGGGTTGCTTCCAATCTTAGACTAA
- a CDS encoding uncharacterized protein (EggNog:ENOG41), giving the protein MTLERPSSDATNHLKQLYAAYRHTSDISLKGNYFSSTCFQICRPQPSFAARDRETIVRYLYESARKSLSTSSSTAKAVEKESKRSYYTIRALQEDEFEFGTDEQVKPTGFGTADDIRQKAKAEGWVGMRVDLWDEEGEEGNEGRLIKVQYWWRKEEQGWIQILHDIMYIGPRDGTEGSQGELLE; this is encoded by the coding sequence atgacACTAGAACGCCCTTCGTCAGATGCCACCAATCATCTCAAGCAGCTTTATGCCGCCTATCGTCATACTAGCGACATAAGCTTGAAAGGCAACTACTTTTCTTCTACCTGTTTCCAGATATGCCGCCCACAGCCATCATTTGCAGCTCGAGATAGAGAGACTATTGTGCGATATCTCTACGAGTCGGCACGTAAAAGCCTTAGCACCTCGTCATCGACTGCTAAAGCAGTCGAAAAGGAGTCGAAAAGGAGTTATTATACGATCCGGGCCCTACAGGAAGACGAATTCGAGTTCGGCACCGATGAGCAAGTTAAGCCAACTGGGTTTGGAACAGCAGACGATATcaggcaaaaagcaaaagctgaGGGGTGGGTAGGCATGAGAGTCGACTTGTGGGAtgaagagggcgaagagggaAATGAGGGGCGCCTAATCAAAGTGCAGTACTGGTGGAGGAAAGAGGAGCAAGGATGGATACAGATTCTTCATGACATTATGTATATAGGGCCAAGAGATGGGACCGAGGGCAGCCAAGGTGAGCTGCTTGAGTGA
- a CDS encoding uncharacterized protein (EggNog:ENOG41) produces MSAPAPNPVVAPDHVLALLNRLHQESLTQEAALPSTYLGSNDFDDLMRDKFIALDQDKCQFVYQLARATGARNIVEIGTSFGVSTIYLALAVGSNLEHLGGEGKVIATEKEHTKAERARQYWQEAGNDLVARHIDLREGDLLETLTNNIPQIDLVLLDIWAPVALPALKLLEPNLRSGGVVIIDNSIGSVARYKELLDHLRSPEQRYTNLTLPYSKGLEMSVKL; encoded by the exons ATGTCCGCTCCAGCCCCAAATCCTGTTGTGGCGCCTGACCATGTCCTTGCGCTACTCAATCGTCTACATCAAGAGTCACTTACACAAGAAGCCGCCCTTCCATCGACTTATTTGGGATCTAATGACTTTGATGACCTGATGCGAGACAAATTCATTGCCTTGGATCAAGATAAATGTCAGTTTGTCTACCAACTTGCGAGAGCCACCGGCGCTCGTAATATTGTCGAGATTGGCACCAGCTTCGGGGTCTCTACTATCTACCTCGCCTTAGCAGTGGGGAGTAATCTCGAGCATCTAGGTGGTGAAGGTAAGGTTATTGCCACGGAAAAGGAGCATACGAAGGCTGAGAGGGCTCGCCAATACtggcaagaagctggaaACGATCTTGTGGCGCGCCATATCGACTTGAGAGAAGGGGATCTCCTTGAAACATTGACAAATAATATCCCGCAGATTGATCTCGTTCTCCTTGATA TCTGGGCTCCTGTTGCCCTTCCTGCATTGAAGCTACTGGAGCCAAACTTACGGTCTGGAGGTGTTGTTATTATTGACAACTCGATTGGCTCTGTCGCCagatataaagaattattggATCATTTGAGGTCTCCGGAACAACGCTACACGAATCTGACACTTCCTTATTCTAAAGGCTTAGAAATGTCCGTTAAACTGTGA
- a CDS encoding uncharacterized protein (EggNog:ENOG41): MKKILTCPGAQNPPNVFELLTAHIGDFMAASRASGATINCDILRRQARLILFGDDDPLNQTPADNNQWLTLFKIGHGLASGSSQQHVAALTAGESFTHTPISKTATPLLLCANNLRTQGRLEPGGKTTILSLRSHGGASHLNA, from the coding sequence ATGAAGAAGATTCTCACATGTCCAGGCGCTCAGAACCCTCCAAACGTGTTTGAGCTACTTACAGCCCACATTGGTGACTTTATGGCTGCCTCACGAGCAAGCGGCGCTACCATCAATTGCGATATCCTTCGTCGCCAGGCGCGGCTTATTCTCTTCGGGGATGATGACCCATTGAATCAGACTCCTGCAGACAATAATCAGTGGCTAACATTGTTCAAGATTGGACATGGGTTAGCTTCAGGATCGAGCCAGCAGCACGTAGCAGCCCTCACAGCAGGTGAAAGTTTTACGCATACCCCAATCTCTAAAACGGCAACGCCCTTGCTATTATGCGCGAACAACCTTAGAACGCAAGGCCGATTGGAGCCGGGGGGGAAGACGACAATACTGAGCCTACGCTCCCATGGTGGTGCCAGTCACCTGAATGCCTAG